The segment CCCTTCAGTGTTGGCGTTAGCAATATTATGTCCTGTCGTGCTAAGGGCAGCAGTCTGAGTAAACAGGCTTCGCTTGGCCGTTTCTATAGAATGAAAAGTTGATCTCATCACGCTCAATCCTCCTGTTTACGCCCGGGTATCGAATAGCCCAGGCCTTCCTGTACTGCCGCCCCGATCGGACGGATGGTGGTAAATCGCTTCCTCCTGAGAAGACTTTCCCGTCAGCATATCCAGAGAGAAATCAATAAACTCAAGGGATTGCTGCAGAAGCTGCTGGTTCAGCTCGTTCTTCAGCTTCAGCTCCTGAAGCACCGAGGACAAGCGCGCTTGTACCTCAAGCAGCTTCTGCTTATCATCCGGATCAAATACCAGCCTGGCAAGCTCCGTTACGGTCAGCTCCAGCTGGGACTTCACGCCTACGGAATGCAGAAAAGCATACGCAGCCTCAACCCGCTCACGCTCCAGCTGCTCAATGAGCTTCATTCCCTTGGATTCCCGGTTCAGCAGCTTTACCAGCTCATCCATATTGTTCTCCATAATGGCTTGTTTCTTGAGATCCGACAGCTCCATCATATCGTGATGGACAGTCTCCAGATTCTCTAACGATTGAATTAACGATTGAACTGTCATTTAGGCACCCTTATTTCTCGGGAAACTGCTTGAAATAGGGCAGCAGCTTCTCCGCAAGCTTGTCAGCATCGACCTTGTATGTCCCTGAGGATACCTGCTCCTTCAGCGCTTGAATCTTCTCCGCACGGCCCGGGTCCTTCGCACCCTGTGCCTGCAGCATCTCCATCGCTTCAGTGGAGATTGAAACCTCATCCTTACGGCGGGCCTTCGGCTGCTGCTCCTGCCGCTGTGTTTCCATGCTCCGCTGGTAAGAGTTCACGCCTCCAATGCGTCCGGTTTCGTTGATTTTCATCACGTTCACCTTCCTTATATATAAGAACTTCATAAACATCCTCATCATCCTTGATGATTTATGTGAAAGACCGATAACCTTTACTAAGATTATCGGCCGCTGTTGAAACATATTTAATAGTTCGCTGGTATCGTTTTAGTATTTGCGTAATTTGTCTATCGCTTTATACGTTGCTTGATTCTTCTGATTCTGCTGGCTGACATGCTCCATTCCATCAGCAGATGCACCCCGCAGCTCCTTCGTCAGTCGCGTCCGGCATGACTCGCATATGTTGCTTTCCCGGATCAGATGACCG is part of the Paenibacillus algicola genome and harbors:
- the flgN gene encoding flagellar export chaperone FlgN; this encodes MTVQSLIQSLENLETVHHDMMELSDLKKQAIMENNMDELVKLLNRESKGMKLIEQLERERVEAAYAFLHSVGVKSQLELTVTELARLVFDPDDKQKLLEVQARLSSVLQELKLKNELNQQLLQQSLEFIDFSLDMLTGKSSQEEAIYHHPSDRGGSTGRPGLFDTRA
- the flgM gene encoding flagellar biosynthesis anti-sigma factor FlgM, giving the protein MKINETGRIGGVNSYQRSMETQRQEQQPKARRKDEVSISTEAMEMLQAQGAKDPGRAEKIQALKEQVSSGTYKVDADKLAEKLLPYFKQFPEK